A single window of Sphingobacteriales bacterium DNA harbors:
- a CDS encoding four helix bundle protein: MKFEDLRVWQKALEITVIIHNLTRSFPKEEMFILTSQIKRAADSIALNIAEGSTGNTDAEFNRFLQMANRSAIEVIACLHIAKARNIITIEDFNRIYEEINSLIRSIQALKKSIKNKEIKNNNSGLPTAD, encoded by the coding sequence ATGAAATTTGAAGATTTAAGAGTTTGGCAAAAAGCATTAGAGATAACAGTTATTATACATAACCTTACTCGTTCATTTCCAAAAGAAGAAATGTTTATTCTTACATCTCAAATAAAACGAGCTGCTGATTCTATTGCTTTAAATATTGCTGAAGGTTCAACTGGAAATACAGATGCTGAATTTAATAGATTCTTACAAATGGCAAATCGTTCAGCAATTGAAGTTATTGCATGTCTACATATAGCTAAGGCAAGAAACATTATTACAATTGAAGATTTCAATAGAATTTATGAAGAGATAAATAGTTTAATTCGTTCAATACAAGCTTTAAAGAAATCGATTAAGAATAAAGAAATTAAAAACAATAACAGCGGTCTGCCGACTGCCGACTAA
- a CDS encoding DUF1446 domain-containing protein gives MKTTRIAGAQGFYGDSPLGAIQIAMQHEADYLMHDALAELTLSILQKDKIKDPTLGYARDIEVHARTLYPIAFSKGIKIVTNSGGLNPERAAEKVKAILEKQGIKGIKIATITGDDVLARLPEFKENNIELNNLDDNSSYYDSKFPPTHANVYIGAQKVKEALDNGANLILAGRVADPCLALGILAHEFNWKIDEATSQEDLDRMAFAITIGHILECGGQASGGNAYSEWPMPYSVSDLGYPIAQVNEDCTAILTKAKNTGGKVSRNTIREQLVYEIHDPTNYITPDVVVDLSQIKLEDVEENRVVISNIKGKPRPEKLKLCIGQHEGFVTEQFFFFSYPFAYDKVQMFIKAVKETWAKLPIQIIESRFNIIGVNGLHEDAVDIPNADELNQRSELGLRIALKHKDDRTGKTAIAGITCLGLNGPPGVISVPGWGNMNRAMLSLFPCLIPRELISPEVKYVNI, from the coding sequence ATGAAAACAACAAGAATAGCTGGAGCGCAAGGTTTTTATGGCGATTCGCCGTTAGGTGCCATACAAATTGCCATGCAACACGAAGCAGATTATCTTATGCATGATGCATTAGCAGAGCTCACCTTATCTATCTTACAAAAAGATAAAATCAAAGATCCAACTTTAGGCTATGCAAGAGATATTGAAGTGCATGCACGTACTTTGTATCCAATTGCATTTTCAAAAGGAATAAAAATTGTAACGAATAGTGGTGGTTTAAATCCTGAAAGGGCCGCAGAAAAAGTAAAAGCAATTTTAGAAAAACAAGGTATCAAAGGCATCAAAATAGCTACTATTACTGGCGATGATGTATTAGCTCGATTACCAGAATTTAAAGAAAATAATATCGAGTTAAATAACTTAGATGATAACTCTTCTTACTACGATTCTAAATTTCCACCAACACATGCAAACGTATATATTGGCGCACAAAAAGTGAAAGAAGCGTTAGACAATGGTGCTAATCTTATTTTGGCTGGTCGTGTAGCAGATCCATGTTTAGCATTAGGTATTTTAGCACATGAATTTAATTGGAAAATTGATGAAGCTACATCACAAGAAGACTTAGATAGAATGGCATTTGCCATTACTATTGGTCATATTTTAGAATGCGGTGGACAAGCAAGTGGTGGCAACGCTTATTCCGAATGGCCAATGCCTTATAGTGTTTCAGACTTAGGTTATCCAATAGCACAAGTGAATGAAGACTGCACAGCTATTTTAACCAAAGCAAAAAACACTGGAGGCAAAGTATCTAGAAATACCATACGTGAACAATTAGTATATGAAATTCACGATCCAACCAATTACATCACACCAGATGTTGTGGTAGATTTATCACAAATAAAATTAGAAGACGTTGAAGAAAATAGAGTTGTTATTTCTAATATAAAAGGCAAGCCTCGTCCAGAAAAATTAAAACTATGCATTGGACAACATGAAGGTTTTGTAACAGAACAATTTTTCTTTTTCTCCTATCCTTTTGCTTATGATAAAGTGCAAATGTTTATTAAAGCAGTAAAAGAAACTTGGGCAAAATTACCTATTCAAATTATAGAATCAAGATTTAATATTATTGGTGTAAATGGTTTGCATGAAGATGCTGTAGATATTCCAAATGCTGATGAACTCAACCAACGTAGTGAATTAGGTTTGCGAATTGCATTAAAACACAAAGATGACAGAACAGGAAAAACAGCAATTGCAGGTATTACTTGTTTAGGATTAAATGGACCACCAGGCGTTATTTCTGTACCAGGTTGGGGCAACATGAACCGTGCAATGCTCAGTTTATTTCCTTGCTTAATACCAAGAGAGTTAATTAGTCCAGAAGTAAAGTATGTTAATATATAA
- a CDS encoding four helix bundle protein — protein MEEKENIILKLTFEFSIAIIEFAELLELNRKFVIANQVLKSGTSIGANVREAQNAESKADFIHKIKIALKEVEETEYWLELCHYSKNYPDTSVLQKKLKSIKLILAKIITTSKIKNNKN, from the coding sequence ATGGAAGAAAAAGAGAATATAATCTTAAAACTAACTTTCGAATTTTCAATTGCAATAATTGAATTTGCTGAATTATTAGAATTAAATCGAAAATTTGTAATTGCAAATCAAGTATTAAAATCAGGAACTTCTATTGGTGCAAATGTTAGGGAAGCACAAAATGCAGAAAGTAAAGCCGACTTCATTCATAAAATTAAAATTGCATTAAAAGAAGTTGAAGAAACTGAATATTGGTTAGAACTATGTCATTATTCTAAAAATTATCCAGACACTTCTGTTTTACAAAAAAAATTAAAATCAATCAAATTAATATTAGCTAAGATAATTACAACATCAAAAATCAAGAACAATAAAAATTGA
- a CDS encoding four helix bundle protein, translated as MEKRDNPILKLTFEFSIQVVLYCELLEEKRKFVIANQLLKSGTSIGANCKEAQNAESKSDFIHKIKIALKELEEAEYWLEICDAVESYPNPNDLKLKLSEIRKVLAKIISTSKSNLSKQ; from the coding sequence ATGGAAAAAAGAGACAATCCAATACTTAAACTAACATTTGAATTTTCAATTCAGGTTGTTTTGTATTGTGAATTGTTAGAAGAAAAAAGAAAATTTGTTATAGCAAATCAATTATTAAAATCAGGAACTTCAATTGGTGCAAATTGTAAAGAAGCACAAAACGCTGAAAGTAAATCAGACTTTATACATAAAATAAAAATAGCTTTAAAAGAATTAGAAGAAGCAGAATATTGGTTAGAAATATGTGATGCAGTAGAATCATATCCTAATCCAAATGATCTAAAACTAAAACTCTCGGAAATTCGTAAAGTATTAGCAAAAATTATTTCAACATCAAAATCAAACTTATCAAAACAATAA
- a CDS encoding acyl-CoA dehydrogenase family protein, whose translation MSTALSYYFNEEHEAFRRTIRQFLEAEAVTHIEQWEQDGKIPREFWKKFGEMGYFGLCYPEQFGGSNLDFFYNVVMLEEISKIFSGGFAITAAVQVFMSTPYIMHHGSEYLKEEFLKPAIEVAKISCIGITEPGAGSDAANIQMRAKKEGDYYILNGSKTFITNGVYGHFVILVCKTNPEAGAAGVSLIVVDLNSEGITKNKLKKLGWYSSDTAELHFDNVKVPTKNLLGEEGKGFYYLMGGLQLERLAGSIMGYAGCEAILQYGLEYMSQRSAFGRTINKFQVLRHRVAQMSAEIEATKFFVLHTCRMHADGKYAVKESSMSKLLATELADKCTYQVLQFLGGYGYMEEYKAARAWRDARIGTIGGGSSEIMREIIAKMVIDDTNYERATSKQTVERPKLNSVADIFATLPSRFKAEKATGKNLKVIFKFDASTYLVDINDGKLNIHETVDCGLSTADCIVETDDATYIDVETGKLNPQEAFMTGKIKVSDLMQMMAFGGLFKKFV comes from the coding sequence ATGTCAACAGCACTATCTTATTATTTCAACGAAGAACATGAAGCTTTTAGAAGAACCATTCGTCAGTTCTTAGAAGCAGAAGCCGTTACACACATCGAGCAATGGGAGCAAGACGGAAAAATACCACGTGAGTTTTGGAAAAAATTCGGCGAAATGGGCTACTTCGGTCTTTGCTATCCAGAACAATTTGGTGGCAGCAATTTAGATTTCTTTTACAACGTAGTGATGTTAGAAGAAATTTCTAAAATCTTTTCTGGTGGATTTGCCATCACAGCAGCTGTGCAAGTATTTATGAGCACACCATACATTATGCACCATGGTAGCGAATATTTAAAAGAAGAATTTTTGAAACCAGCTATCGAAGTTGCAAAAATTAGTTGCATAGGCATTACAGAACCAGGCGCAGGTAGCGACGCTGCCAACATACAAATGCGCGCCAAAAAAGAAGGCGATTACTATATTTTAAATGGCTCAAAAACATTTATAACAAATGGTGTTTATGGACATTTCGTAATTTTAGTTTGCAAAACGAATCCAGAAGCAGGTGCCGCTGGCGTAAGCTTAATAGTAGTTGACTTAAACAGCGAAGGCATTACTAAAAACAAACTCAAAAAATTAGGTTGGTATTCTTCTGACACAGCAGAGTTACATTTCGACAACGTAAAAGTGCCGACCAAAAATTTATTAGGCGAAGAAGGTAAAGGTTTTTATTATTTAATGGGTGGCTTACAATTAGAGCGCTTAGCAGGTTCTATCATGGGTTATGCAGGTTGCGAAGCCATCTTGCAATATGGTTTAGAATATATGAGTCAGCGTAGTGCATTTGGAAGAACGATTAATAAATTCCAAGTGCTACGCCATAGAGTGGCGCAGATGTCGGCAGAAATAGAAGCTACTAAATTTTTTGTATTGCATACTTGCAGAATGCATGCAGATGGAAAATATGCGGTAAAAGAAAGTTCTATGTCTAAATTATTAGCCACAGAATTAGCAGATAAATGCACGTATCAAGTATTACAATTTTTAGGTGGATATGGCTATATGGAAGAATACAAAGCAGCACGTGCTTGGCGCGATGCTCGTATTGGCACTATTGGTGGTGGCTCGTCAGAAATTATGCGAGAGATAATTGCCAAGATGGTTATTGATGATACCAACTACGAAAGAGCAACTTCTAAACAAACGGTAGAGCGACCAAAACTAAATAGTGTTGCAGATATTTTCGCCACACTTCCATCAAGATTTAAAGCAGAAAAAGCGACTGGAAAAAACTTAAAAGTAATATTCAAGTTTGATGCATCAACTTATTTAGTAGATATAAATGATGGTAAATTAAATATACATGAAACTGTGGACTGTGGACTATCAACTGCTGACTGTATTGTAGAAACAGATGATGCCACTTACATCGATGTAGAAACTGGCAAACTAAATCCGCAAGAAGCATTTATGACAGGAAAAATAAAAGTATCAGATTTAATGCAGATGATGGCTTTTGGTGGCTTATTTAAAAAGTTTGTTTAA
- a CDS encoding T9SS type A sorting domain-containing protein, protein MGISCGENIPYHIASVYNQQTKDTPKILSNIIYSYMHPFFLNNQLYVYSFMPDTYLGYYNYNSFCYIDKYDSNDSLIKSKFLIGNNYNQSYYDNSFYSNAFLFDNRIIIQPIGLNDIGIISSYTLLSIDTSSLDIIDSLELNGISHIYKQELDENMIKSNNVTKAPDSYIFNYKKDKIKLIGLGDDVFSESIPYYEIDKNLSIIFQDSLTSDEMYEKLYNINMDENYNIYISASDSIMYRLNDNNDTLWKNFNPNFSSITGYLTYYRNVLPTEHPDIKLLPFFSSTYIPNLEIYYSISYVYKLNIETGEIIEELMGLSYNQDILNSSYDYEFPNNEFFFEDIVGNVFLISNTNALCSENKDIQTSKMFKLLNIDSLNTIYTKAFFDYNANNIQDANEPIFNKASVKVTKNNNILYYTYLNADGTKSFIIDTGNYTIQLMYQDNLFAVNPTSKNINFNTYKNNDTTVFALQPIGNITDASISLVNTFITRPGNETTYLLTVNNKGNQAISQVRVAVKLDANLTVQNTSLPYTTNGDSLIFNINTLHAAQIQNISIRVLANTALIFNDILHNYVIASTNVVETDLLNNVVVFDDVVRGSYDPNDKTASASNLPNLAAQTNNITYTIRFENTGNDTAFNVVVRDTLSNNVDWSTLEIINVSHNYTLNIEQDSILVFVFKNILLSASSHNNDDAHGYIVYEIKPNVQNANTNYDINNTAHIIFDYNKPVTTNTANTKVEQVLKTKHNEALNKQLLVYPNTADEVLNVDVSMMNIKNYTLQLLDVNGRVVYKKNEDKTLSKINVSTMANGMYILNVKTEIGNATKKVLIKH, encoded by the coding sequence ATGGGTATATCTTGTGGCGAAAATATACCATATCATATTGCATCTGTATACAATCAGCAAACAAAAGATACACCTAAAATATTAAGTAATATAATATATTCATACATGCATCCATTTTTTTTAAATAATCAGCTATATGTATATAGTTTTATGCCAGATACTTATTTAGGTTATTATAATTATAACAGCTTTTGCTATATAGACAAATATGACTCAAATGATTCATTAATTAAATCTAAATTTTTAATTGGAAATAATTATAATCAATCATATTATGATAATAGTTTTTACAGCAACGCATTTCTTTTCGATAACAGAATAATAATACAGCCAATTGGCCTAAACGATATTGGTATAATTTCATCATATACACTTTTAAGTATAGATACGTCAAGTCTTGATATAATAGATTCTTTAGAGCTTAACGGTATTTCTCATATATATAAACAAGAATTAGATGAGAATATGATTAAATCAAATAATGTTACTAAAGCTCCTGATTCATATATTTTTAACTATAAAAAAGACAAGATTAAACTTATTGGATTAGGTGATGATGTCTTTTCTGAAAGTATTCCTTACTATGAAATAGATAAGAATTTATCAATAATATTTCAGGATTCACTAACATCTGATGAAATGTATGAAAAATTATACAACATTAATATGGATGAAAATTATAATATATATATAAGTGCTTCTGATTCTATAATGTATAGACTGAATGATAATAATGATACTTTATGGAAAAATTTTAATCCAAATTTTAGTTCTATTACTGGATATTTAACATACTACCGAAATGTTTTGCCAACAGAACATCCAGATATTAAACTTTTGCCGTTTTTTTCTTCTACATATATTCCAAATTTAGAAATATATTACAGCATAAGCTATGTTTATAAGTTGAATATTGAGACAGGCGAAATTATTGAAGAATTAATGGGATTAAGTTACAATCAAGATATTTTAAATAGTTCATATGATTATGAGTTCCCAAATAATGAATTCTTTTTTGAAGATATTGTTGGCAATGTATTTTTAATTAGCAATACAAATGCCTTGTGCTCTGAAAATAAAGATATACAAACATCTAAGATGTTTAAATTGCTAAATATAGATAGCCTAAACACTATCTATACAAAAGCATTTTTTGACTATAATGCCAATAATATTCAAGATGCTAATGAACCAATCTTTAATAAAGCAAGTGTAAAGGTTACTAAAAATAATAACATATTATATTACACATACTTAAATGCTGATGGCACAAAATCGTTTATAATAGACACAGGAAATTATACCATACAACTAATGTATCAGGATAATTTGTTTGCTGTAAATCCTACATCAAAAAATATTAATTTCAATACTTATAAGAATAATGATACAACAGTTTTTGCTTTGCAACCTATAGGAAATATTACAGATGCAAGCATTTCATTAGTCAATACATTCATAACAAGACCAGGCAACGAAACTACTTATCTATTAACAGTAAATAATAAAGGCAATCAAGCAATTAGTCAAGTAAGAGTTGCTGTAAAACTGGATGCTAATCTTACAGTACAAAATACAAGCTTACCATATACAACAAACGGCGATTCTCTTATTTTCAATATCAATACTTTGCACGCTGCGCAAATACAAAATATTTCCATAAGAGTATTAGCCAATACAGCACTTATATTTAATGATATTTTGCACAACTACGTAATTGCAAGTACAAATGTAGTAGAAACAGATTTGCTAAATAATGTGGTTGTTTTTGATGATGTTGTACGTGGCAGTTACGATCCAAATGACAAAACAGCAAGTGCAAGCAATTTACCAAACTTGGCAGCACAAACAAATAATATAACTTACACCATAAGATTTGAAAACACAGGCAATGATACAGCATTCAATGTTGTTGTAAGAGATACTTTATCTAATAATGTAGATTGGAGTACATTAGAAATTATTAATGTAAGCCATAATTACACTTTGAATATAGAACAAGATAGTATTTTAGTATTTGTCTTTAAAAATATACTATTAAGTGCTTCATCGCATAATAACGATGATGCACACGGATACATTGTATATGAGATAAAACCAAATGTACAAAACGCAAATACTAATTACGATATAAATAATACAGCACATATTATTTTTGATTATAATAAACCAGTAACTACAAATACTGCCAATACAAAAGTAGAGCAAGTATTAAAAACAAAGCACAACGAAGCATTAAACAAACAACTATTAGTATACCCAAACACAGCTGACGAAGTGCTGAACGTTGATGTGAGTATGATGAATATTAAAAATTATACATTGCAATTATTAGATGTAAATGGAAGAGTAGTTTATAAGAAAAATGAAGATAAAACGCTATCAAAAATAAATGTTAGCACAATGGCAAACGGAATGTATATTTTAAATGTAAAAACTGAAATAGGAAATGCAACCAAGAAAGTATTGATAAAACATTAA
- a CDS encoding PD40 domain-containing protein, protein MKFKKYILLLCVLIANFSFAQIPDKAQKFYNNAQSFAQKTQYTEAIVELKNAIQTYPTYVDAKIFLAEIYYTTKKYNDCISVLEQAKQDIKSIYPSLNQTKMFWLLADAYLKEKNYLKTRENANLYLSQQKKTDYGTQKSERLIKMATFIENALKNPVSFEPKNLGPNINSASDEYFPVLTPDMSQLFLTRRVGYQEDIYQSKLMNNSWTEAKPMDSKVNTPTENEGSQSISANGNLLFFTACNRPNVFGSCDIFYTYFNGKEWTNATGINKPINTNYWDAQPSFAADGKAMYFSSDRPNGKGGKDIWVSYLDEQLRWSEPQNLGDAINTAFDEQTPFIHPDGKTLYFASNGHIGMGMNDIFMSTLENGKWTTPKNLGYPINTEKDEMGLFVTTDGSKAYFASSRIEGLGNLDIYEFDLPKLMQPQKTTYVKVSIKNALTKLPLYAQYQIIDISSNEVINKGNTNYEGTFIACLSADKNYAIIVEKENFLLHTENFSFKEGTIFHPYELIVNLQPIQKNSEIVLKNIFYETNSANIEANSFAELDKLVEFLQKYKNVKAEISGHTDNTGDKLYNQSLSQKRAQNVVDYLVQKGIDRNRLIAKGYADSMPLVPNISAENKAQNRRTVFKIIE, encoded by the coding sequence TTGAAATTTAAGAAGTACATATTATTACTTTGTGTATTAATAGCCAATTTCAGCTTTGCTCAAATTCCTGATAAAGCACAGAAATTCTATAATAATGCACAGTCTTTTGCACAAAAAACACAATACACAGAAGCCATTGTAGAGTTAAAAAATGCTATTCAAACATATCCAACTTATGTTGATGCCAAAATATTTCTAGCTGAGATATATTACACAACAAAAAAATACAATGATTGTATTTCTGTTCTAGAGCAAGCAAAGCAAGATATTAAGTCAATTTATCCGTCTCTCAACCAAACAAAAATGTTTTGGCTTTTGGCTGATGCTTACTTAAAAGAAAAAAACTATTTAAAGACTAGAGAAAACGCAAATCTATATTTAAGCCAGCAGAAGAAAACAGACTATGGCACACAGAAATCAGAACGATTAATAAAAATGGCAACTTTTATAGAGAACGCATTGAAAAATCCTGTTTCATTTGAACCAAAAAATTTAGGTCCAAATATCAATTCTGCCAGCGATGAATATTTTCCAGTACTTACACCAGATATGTCACAACTTTTTCTTACACGAAGAGTAGGCTATCAAGAAGATATTTATCAATCTAAATTGATGAATAACAGTTGGACAGAAGCAAAACCAATGGACAGCAAAGTGAATACACCAACAGAAAATGAAGGTTCGCAAAGTATTTCTGCAAATGGAAATTTATTGTTTTTTACTGCCTGCAATCGTCCAAATGTATTTGGTAGTTGTGATATTTTCTATACTTACTTTAATGGAAAAGAGTGGACAAATGCTACAGGCATCAATAAGCCAATCAATACAAACTATTGGGATGCACAACCAAGTTTTGCTGCTGATGGCAAAGCAATGTATTTTAGTAGTGATAGACCAAATGGCAAAGGTGGCAAAGATATTTGGGTTTCATATTTAGATGAGCAACTACGTTGGAGCGAACCACAAAATCTTGGAGATGCAATAAATACAGCATTCGATGAGCAAACACCATTTATACATCCAGATGGTAAAACATTATACTTTGCATCAAATGGGCACATTGGTATGGGCATGAATGATATTTTTATGTCTACTTTAGAAAATGGAAAATGGACAACACCCAAAAATTTAGGCTATCCTATAAACACTGAAAAAGATGAAATGGGTTTGTTTGTTACAACAGATGGTTCAAAAGCATACTTTGCAAGCAGTAGAATAGAAGGTTTAGGTAATTTGGATATTTATGAATTTGATTTGCCAAAGCTTATGCAACCACAAAAAACAACTTACGTAAAAGTAAGTATAAAGAATGCATTGACAAAGCTACCATTGTACGCACAATACCAAATAATTGATATAAGTAGTAATGAAGTAATAAATAAAGGCAATACTAATTACGAAGGAACTTTTATTGCTTGTTTGAGTGCAGATAAAAATTATGCCATTATAGTTGAAAAGGAAAATTTCTTATTACATACAGAAAATTTTTCTTTTAAAGAAGGCACAATTTTTCATCCATATGAGTTAATCGTCAATTTGCAACCAATTCAGAAGAATAGTGAAATTGTACTAAAAAATATATTTTATGAAACAAATAGTGCAAATATTGAAGCAAATTCATTTGCAGAATTAGATAAATTAGTTGAGTTTTTACAAAAATACAAAAATGTAAAAGCCGAAATAAGTGGGCATACAGACAACACTGGCGATAAATTATACAACCAATCACTTTCACAAAAAAGAGCACAAAACGTGGTAGATTACTTAGTACAAAAAGGAATAGATAGGAATAGACTCATAGCAAAAGGCTATGCAGATAGCATGCCATTGGTGCCAAATATAAGCGCAGAAAACAAAGCCCAAAATAGACGTACAGTCTTTAAAATTATTGAATAA